From the Erpetoichthys calabaricus chromosome 12, fErpCal1.3, whole genome shotgun sequence genome, the window TAATTACCACAGATTAATTCCAAGCAGTCTagattgtatgtgtgtgtgtgtgttcaacctgtgatggattggcattcACTACAGAgactgtttctgccttgtgcctgatgcttgctgggataggttccagttgCCCCACAGCCTTGCTCTGATAAGCGGGATTGGAAGATGGATGCGTTTAAATCAATCCTCAACAGTTTGTACTAATATCAGTTAAAAGAGGCAAAGCATCACataatgattttaacacaagagCTTGTTTGAATTTTTCGGATTGTCCTGATTGCTAGCTGGTTAGGCTGGTAAGCCTTAGTCTCTATTGTAGTTCAAGTCATTTCAGACAGATGGTTTGAACATTCACTAAAGAAGTCTTCATTATAGCTTGTTTCCATTACGAAGCATTTATGCAGAAGGAGCACACTGACTTCCCTCCTCACAGAATTGATTACTCAGGCATCAAGTGAGGAGCCACCAGGACAATTTAAGCACTCTATTTAGTTTTGGATGGAGCTCTTTTGGAAATCAATGAATAAATGCCAtaccctaacatgcacatctcctGGGATGTGGGCAGTTAAAAAACTGACAAGAGCACATGGGGAATACGCAAACACCACAGAGACAGTGATCAGGCTCAAGCCAACATCCTTAAAGATGTAAAACAATGGCActgcccactgtgccactctgAAAACCAAACCCTGCTCTCCACAATTACACTTTCAGGCTATCAGTGTCACAGTTTTCTATTTCTTGACTTGCGTTATTTGAAGACaatacagattttgttttgtgtctGTAAACAAGACATTGTCAGAGTAAGCCAGAATGCAACAAGCTGATGCAACAAGACATCAATCTGAATGGTTGAAGAACAAGAAATTCAACAGACAAGACAAAATCCTAAAACTGGAACTTCATTTAGGAAAATCAGGAAGTATCCTGGCATAGTGAAGCGAGCCAAGACTctctaattttaaaatgagaagcTGGCCAACTGTCACAGGAAGTGTGGTCTCATGATGCAGCTTGTTACTGACTCTACTGTCCTCCATGTTGTGTCGAAAGGCTATGGTTTTGAAATAACTTGCTGTTCCATTTACTAATATTTAGCTGAAGGTATGTTTAAACTTttcttacaaataaaaaagtttagaaaGCTCAAAAAGGGCAAATAAGGTGGTGAAGCTGGGGAATAATTAATCAATAAGAACGTTTCAGAATTTGTTGTACCCTAAAACACTTCAACATTTATCTCTACCAAGGGAACAGTAGAGCCTTTACTGCACCACCACTAGTTGTCtttatccctccatccatccattatcagacTTGTTTAATCTTGTTCAGGACTGAGGAAGGTCAGAATTAATCCTGGAAGCTTCATATCTAAAGCATCAACCAACCCCAGATGGGATCCTAGTATCTCCATTCATCTACCcaagtgcattattattatttccccttgggattaataaagtatctatctatctatcttatccaaATTTAAGGTGGCAGAGAACCAGTGCACctcagggtgcaagacaggaggcAACATCACATCACAGACTTCAATTGGACATGCCTAGACTGagggcttctctctctctcattcattcaCTTGCATCTTGAAAAATGTAAATCTTGTCACTGGGTATTCCAGTAGAATAGTGGTGggaattgctgcctcacagcctcAGTGTCTTGGTTTGAAACCCCTTCATGTCTATGGAATTTACTCATTTATTCTACTCATTTGAGTTTAGTTTGAGTTTTTGTGTTCCTTCTGCTGCCCAGAAATGGCTCAGAGTAAATTCAATGGTCACTTTAAGTTGGCATGGTATGGATGAGTGAGTTTGTTTGTATGTGCCTTGTCTGGGGTTGTCAATGGGAAAAATGGGCATGGGAAGTGGCTGGTTGGACACATGGAAGGTGGATTCATAGAATGATGAATGGAAAGGTGATGGATGGATCATAAATTAGAGTAgtgaatggataaatggatggaggaATGCAATGCAATGGACAGATGGCTGGACAGGATGGGGCACGTACgtgaatggatggataggttgATACATGTTTATATTGAAGATGGATGCATGGGTGGATGTACAAAGGGATATTTGGGTGGAATGATAGATGGTGGCATACACGGATGAATGAATCAGGTATAAATGGATAGGTGAATAAATGGATAAACAgataagtggatggatggataaatagataaatggaaTAAAGGATAATCCATATATGAATGGATTTGCACTTTATAagggtttttctttttgtaagtgAACAGTCTGAATTAACAGGCCAGCGGGGCTGCTCTTCTGTTCTTCTCTGCACTGATTCTTATTTACAGGGTGGTGTCTAAAACTCACAATGTCTTGACAGGTCCTTGATGACTGAGCTTTCCATTTTATTGGTGTGCTCCGTTGCTTTTCGTAACTCTGACCCCCACCCACCAAGTTCATTAGAGTAGCAAAGCATgcacacgcccagagaatccTCAGCCACTTCCAAGACAGTGGTGACGTATGGCACATGTGGCAGGGCATCCAGGCCTTCAACTTCAATAACTACAGGCCTGTGGCAGTGATGCCTCCCTTTCAGAAGCTCTGACCAACTTTTGTGCATAGACATGGTGGCGTGGAAGACCAACCCTCCTCCTAACGGCCAAGTACTACTGTGTCTGACCATGGCTGACGTGAGGAAAACTCTATGTACAGTCAACCCACAGAAGGCTGCCGGACCAGATAACACCTTTTGCAGGGTGCTCAGATAACATGCAGACCAGTTGGTGGATGTACTTACCAACAttttcaacatctccctgagcaaTGCCATTGTTCCATCGTGCTTCAAGACTGCTATCATCATTCCTGTGACAAAGAAGTCCTCAGTGTCCTAACTCAATGACTGCACTTAGACCCATCATCATGAAATTATTTGAGATGCTTGTCATGAGGCACATGAAGACCCTGTTGCCCCATTCACTGGACACCTTGCAGATTGTGTACTGCCATAACTGTTCAATGGATGATACCATAGTCACCACTCTCCATCTGGCCCTCTCACCTGGACAAGAAGGACTCATACGTGTGAATATTGTTCATAGGGTTTAGTTCAGCATTCACCACAATCATTCCTCTGCATCTGATTGGAAAGTTAAGCCTGCTGGGCCTGAATCCCTCCTGCTGCAATTGGATCCTATAGTTCTTGATAGAGAGACCTCTGGTGCAAAGGCAACAACCTGTCTctgaacataaacaaaacaaaggagaacTTCAAGTGACCACTCTCTACTGTACATTCAAGTGTGGAGATTATCAGGAGCATCAAATTCCTTGGTGTTCACCtagcagagaacctcacctggtccctcaACATCAGCTccatagccaagaaagcccagcagtgtCTTTACTTCCTGCGATGGCTGAGGAAATCCCTTTTCCCACCTCCCATGCTCACCACCTTCTATAGAGGGGCTATTAACAGCATCCTGAGCAGCTGCATCACTGTTTACTTTTGGAATTGCACTGTCATGGATCTCGAGACCCTATAGAGGATAGTGAGGACAGCTGAGAATCTCTCATCCCTCCATCCTGGACATGTACACCATATGCTGCATccacaaagccaccagcattaTGGAGGATCTGACGCACCCCTCACATAAACTATTCATTCTCCTGCTGTCTGGAAAGAAGTGCCTAAGCATTTGGGCCTTTACCACTACAATGTGTGATAGCTACTTCCCTCAAGCCAAaagactcctaaatcctcagGGACTAGACTGGGAACACACACACTCCTTCCCACTCAACTAGATCatgtctttatatttattattatatttatgattcTACTGTTACCTTCTTCCTACTTCCAGTATCCTTTTTACATAAATATGTACTGGTCAGCactggactgttttttttttgtaccactGTCTGTTTTAGCACTGTCCTGCAATGTTTCCACATGCTTTCATACATGAACTTTATGCTGTAATGTTCAGCTTCTTCTGTAGTCCTGTGTTATATGTTGCACCGTGGACCCGGAGGAACATTGTTTGTTTCACTATGCACTTTAATAACTGTATAGgattgaaatgacaataaaaaagctTGACTTGACTCTTAGATATGTCCACGTGTTGTTTAGCTCCATGTATTAATTGTCTCACTTAACTGCTAATTATACTTCTTTCTTTGTATTGAGGGCAGTCTTCATCTTCacacatttattaattatattcagtGTCACTCATCTCCAGTCTTCTCTTGTTTATTGTCTCTACCTGAATCTGTACTCTTTATGCACATTAATGAACTGAACAGTCCAAACGCAGACCCCGGGGGGTAATTTCTCCACTCCCTGTTTCCTGTTCAATAAGGAGCCTGAAATCCACTCATGTGTGTCACCTTCAACTTCATTATAACCTTAATATTGACACATGAGCTATCACTTCTGTGTGTGTCAATCCAATTTACACATATGATTGGGACAGAAGATGTGGGCCCCTCTCTGCATTTTATTGAGAAAATGAGGGTGGCTTTAGATATCCATCACTACCCACACAGGCAGGCATCAGCACATCTTGGGGTAAGGATGTAGAGACTATTTCCTCCAAAGACACAGACATAAATGCCTGCTCATGCACTCCACTCACTTGTGATTCCAATGCCCCAAGCCAGTCGTGgcctattataataataataataataataataataatagaaatttgTGGGCTCCACACAGCTTTTTGCAATGGGCCCACCAGGCTTCAGTGACCTGCTTTATTGACTGCCAGTCAAATATTCAACACTCCCCTTTTCCAAAGGTCCtcttgtgacaatgcgggttccgCTTCATGCTccctttttgggagctcttgaacctgacactgtcggtaatgtcgcCAGATGAGCTGCACAGTGAGgacacaatgaagcaaggggatggtgcaaagtgcagatgtgcttttattaaaaacaatcaaaagcaAAAACAGTGTCTAAAGTGTAGTGCaatcaaaatgtcaataaataaataaaccgtTAAAAACCAGTGAAGATGTGGAgggtaaaatccaataaatagatcctttaaaaaccgaggttaaaacaatggctggaagcagtccttttaaaaacaaaacctggtgccttctttctacttggcggctcccctgcttctcccattgggCTTTGCAGCAGGGGAGTCGTCCTACCTGCACCTGTCTTTCTTCACGTTTGGTTGCCTTTCGGTCCCTGGCTCTGTCAGATCGAGACTTAGGTTCCCCaatggccagggcgctcacgttGGGGTTCACTCTCCTAAGCCTTCATGACTCCCGCTGCCTACTGTGGCCTTATGCTGTGAGCCAACCACCTTCCGGGTAATTCCAGCTCCttgattgctcagctggagcgaccacttccttcagccccaccgagtgtcggccaaacactctttCCGgggggctctccttccagctTCCTGCAAAACAATAGCGAAtctgctctcgctcgctcactctctctatCTCGCACTGGCTCTTTACTTTAGCCTTGCCCGTCTTCCTCCTCCTAACCTCCATTCACTccaatcctttttttttctttcccctctGCACTCGCGCTCCTAGTATATATAATGGGgactgtgatgatgcaggttcgactccatgctcccatctactgttcgggagcccttgaacccgtcaccgtcggtaatgctaccgatgagctaagcagtgaggcaacaacatagcaaggggatggtgaaaaagtgcaaagtgcttttattaaaacaatcaacaaaacaaggtgttcaaattaaagtgcagtgccttccaaacagtctttaaataaataaataatccattaaaagtgaGTGAAatacgtggaggttaaaaacaatagaaaaaaaggttaaaataacgcaggaagcagtcctttaaaatacaattcagagcccggtgcttcttttaccctAGCGTCTCTCCTGCTTCTCTCGTTTGGGCCCTttcgctctctctgcagctgaccttcactccgCTCGACTGGTCtagaggcctcccgatcctggcttcaGTCATGCACTCATCCCAGGCCCAAGACTTGGTttccttgatgaccaggacgctcacatcaaggacttcacccaccaagcctcccgactcccgttgccttcccggccttacgcggccagtcgtccttcttcactggtcactcctgctacATGATCACTCaacgggagcgaccactactactactcctgggtgtcggcccaacacccaggttTCCCGTACAGCtgcatgcgagcctgcactcgctcgctcactcgctctcccgcaccggctctctctctctctctctcccctgcgTCCTGTTTTCACCTACAACATTCGTTTcttctctctcctttcttttttttctcctttttcatcTCTTCTCctctagccgactcgcgcttctatatatcgagagggcatagcagctgcggcaaattagcagccccaggaacaatcacggatgcgggcggtctctcacctgtgcacttaggtgagaaatgcccacaccgcgAATCGGCCTGGGAACCACTTCAGCCATACATCCACCATGACCCCTCGCTCAGCCGCGAGCGTGGtgattatgtattttaaaaactggccttagaatgggagctggggacccgctataccacagggacgtggctcaggtgtggcgattagcagttcCTGGcttcaattacggatgcagatgaTTCCTCAACTGTGCACATAAGCGAGGAAACAGCCACCTCACGCAGCATCCAAGAACCGCTCCAGCCAGACTACCACACCACCTCTataagccacgagtgcggcgattatttaaaaactggactTTTCTTCTGAACCATGGGCCCGCTATACCACACCTCTATTCCAGCTGAGTTCTTTCTGGTCTCTCTGTGTATGTTATACAGTGTCATTTGCCCAGGTGACTGCTCCACTCATcgttattgtcattattaagatatgaTTATCAGTTATATGGTCATTATTGTCAAATGTATTGAGTACAgcaaaattcttacttacatgtacTAATTATAGGAGCAAACTCCTCTGTCATGTTTAGCCAGATTCTCTagtgtaaatgtatttattatttattatctataCATTTGGTTAAATATTGTGTTTGAGTGTTTAGATATGCACCTTGTCCCCTTTATATACAGTTACAGTGTATAAAATGCCATGACATTCAACTGCAGGACCACCCTCTGGCTTTTTATTCCAGGCAGAGCTTCAGGTCCTCTAGATCAGCATTTACCTATCATTCATCTCCCGGATGAATTATGGTTGAGAAGGATATAAATTCAGAGCttacacaaaacatttaacgtcCCTACAGAGGCAGAGAACACAGAAGCTACTTTTGTTAGACAACTAACTTTATTGAAGCTAGAAAGCGATTAGGACTGTTAGTGCCCTCTGCTGCTAGAGAGCACCACCTTTAGCCCATAGTGcgctctttctttctccttctctttctctcttcagtGCTTGCAGGGTGACAGATGAGGACATATTGTCCCTAAATAGCTCATCTTCAGATCACTCAGCAGCAATAGTTTTGAATTTCCTGTTAATCCATCTCCAGTACATGCACACATTAGTGTAGACATCCTCACGGGCAGGATCTTCACATTGGTTAGTATTCCGAAAAGACACGATGCCCACAGCTACACGATCATTCCATCTGTTTCTACAGACAAGCGGGCCTCCTGAATCTCCCTAAAAGAAACAAGATTGAGAACAGTTGTTGGCTCTGCCCCTTTTCAAGCACTCAGGAATCattcataaagaaaaagaagaaagtagAGGTGGCTTTCACACTCTGCAAGATACACCTACATTACAAGCCCCCTTGATTCCAGAGCCCCTTGCACAGATTACTCTCCCCGTCAGGTTAAACAGTTGTTCAGACTGGCAGATATCCAGGATGGTCACCTCCGCCTCTCTGAGCACATTACTGCCTGTTCCACCAGTGAAAGTACGACCCCATCCTGCCACAGAGCAGTGCATTCCAGGCCAGAGGTTTCCACAATTTGATGAAATACTGatgggcttcacctctggcgtaAACCTGACATTCCGTTCCAGCTGTTCCAAACAAAAATTACAGTCAGCAGTATaataattaagaaagaaaaaaaaaagaaaatctagtCTGTGGTTAGTCATGATATTGTTATGCTCACTACAGGCACCATTATTGTAACATCTTGACTACAGCCACCTTTTAACTATGCTGAATATGATACTGAATGTCTCAAGTGCAGGTGTTCTTCACTAGCCC encodes:
- the LOC114662716 gene encoding mast cell protease 1A-like isoform X2; this translates as MSTEAMLGVYWTAITVVCFSVAGVSGSKIIDGFEAVPHSRPYMAQLKITKGNQLYNCGAFLIRRNVLLTAAHCHGENIMAQLGGHNRDRNEASRQEIAVKKMIPHENYDRQNAKNDIMLLQLERNVRFTPEVKPISISSNCGNLWPGMHCSVAGWGRTFTGGTGSNVLREAEVTILDICQSEQLFNLTGRVICARGSGIKGACNGDSGGPLVCRNRWNDRVAVGIVSFRNTNQCEDPAREDVYTNVCMYWRWINRKFKTIAAE